Proteins from a genomic interval of Nematostella vectensis chromosome 5, jaNemVect1.1, whole genome shotgun sequence:
- the LOC116609538 gene encoding mediator of RNA polymerase II transcription subunit 1.1: protein MYSPCCVPYCRSRAAQAKNFHPFPKNAERKRQWLHIISEGAGEVEFTKKSRVCWKHFTDSDYKEVRDSRGRLVQDRVLRDDACPRVFSSSRKKRERDTVRSQASGKMEDNKGSQPKRKRPNEKRKNANKEKLVINVEDEHKPSGDEGNSSPAETNASQETLTTENETREEVDEKIKEKATTGGGAESTLAAKQPPFQPTTENKEEVDDVGGEKGKTSEPELAKEAESGVNNTETPTPHHLVALAQKAEPQIGTPSFQSIVELGEDEWTERLVV, encoded by the coding sequence ATGTATTCGCCATGTTGTGTCCCATATTGTCGCTCGCGGGCAGCGCAAGCCAAGAATTTCCACCCTTTCCCGAAGAACGCCGAGCGCAAGCGGCAATGGTTACACATCATCTCGGAGGGGGCTGGCGAGGTTGAGTTCACTAAGAAGTCGCGAGTTTGCTGGAAACACTTCACTGACAGTGACTACAAGGAAGTGAGGGACTCGCGGGGAAGACTCGTGCAAGACAGAGTGCTAAGGGATGACGCCTGCCCAAGGGTCTTTTCTTCGAGTAGGAAGAAGAGAGAGCGAGATACAGTAAGGAGTCAAGCGAGCGGAAAAATGGAGGACAACAAGGGAAGCCAGCCCAAACGCAAGCGCCCAAATGAGAAACGAAAAAATGCGAACAAAGAAAAATTAGTGATCAACGTGGAAGATGAACATAAACCGAGCGGAGACGAGGGAAACTCTTCTCCAGCAGAAACTAACGCTTCTCAGGAGACTCTAACAACCGAAAACGAAACTAGAGAGGAAGTTGACGAGAAAATTAAAGAGAAAGCAACCACTGGAGGAGGCGCGGAGAGCACTCTTGCGGCTAAACAACCACCTTTCCAACCAACCACCGAAAATAAAGAGGAAGTTGACGACGTAGGTGGTGAGAAAGGTAAAACAAGCGAGCCAGAATTAGCTAAAGAGGCTGAGAGCGGGGTAAACAACACCGAGACACCTACACCACACCATCTTGTTGCTTTGGCCCAGAAAGCTGAGCCGCAGATCGGAACCCCGTCGTTTCAAAGCATAGTAGAATTGGGTGAGGATGAGTGGACAGAAAGGCTTGTTGTGTAG